One genomic window of Onychomys torridus chromosome 19, mOncTor1.1, whole genome shotgun sequence includes the following:
- the Bclaf1 gene encoding bcl-2-associated transcription factor 1 isoform X2 codes for MGRSNSRSHSSRSKSRSQSSSRSRSRSHSRKKRYRSRSRTYSRSRSRDRIYSRDYRRDYRNNRGMRRPYGYRGRGRGYYQGGGGRYHRGGYRPVWNRRHSRSPRRGRSRSRSPKRRSVSSQRSRSRSRRSYRSSRSPRSSSSRSSSPYSKSPVSKRRGSQEKQTKKAEGGPQEESPLKSKSQEEPKDTFEHDPAESIDEFNKSATSGDVWPGLSAYDNSPRSPHSPSPIATPPSQSSSCSDAPMLSTVHSAKNTPSQHSHSIQHSPERSGSGSVGNGSSRYSPSQNSPIHHIPSRRSPAKTVTPQSAPREESRGRSSFYPEGGDQETAKTGKFLKRFTDEESRVFLLDRGNPREKEAPKEKGSEKGRAEGDWEDQEVLDYFSDKESGKQKFNDSEGDDTEETEDYRQFRKSVLADQGKSFATSSHRNTEEEGPKYKSKVSLKGSRENDGFREEKNYKLKETGYIVERPSTTKDKHKEEDKGSERITVKKETQSPEQVKSEKLKDLFDYSPPLHKNLDTREKSVFREESPLRIKMIASDSHRPEVKLKMAPVPLDDSNRPASLTKDRLLASTLVHSVKKEQEFRSIFDHIKLPQASKSTSESFIQHIVSLVHHVKEQYFKSPAVTLNERFTSYQKATEEHSSRQKSPEIHRRIDISPSALRKHTRLAGEERVFKEENQKGDKKLRCDSADLRHDIDRRRKERSKERGDSKGSRESSGSRKQEKPPKDYKEYKSYKDDSKHKGREQDHSRSSSSSASPSSPSSREEKESKKEREEEFKTHHEMKDYSGFAGVSRPRGTFFRIRGRGRARGVFAGTNTGPNNSNTTFQKRPKEEEWDPEYTPKSKKYFLHDDRDDGVDYWAKRGRGRGTFQRGRGRFNFKKSGSSPKWTHDKYQGDGIVEDEEETMENNEEKKDRRKEEKE; via the exons ATGGGCCGCTCCAATTCTAGATCACATTCTTCAAGATCAAAGTCTAGATCTCAATCTAGTTCTAGATCAAGATCAAGATCACATTCTAGAAAGAAGAGATACAG GTCTCGTTCCAGGACATATTCAAGGTCTCGTAGTAGAGATCGTATTTATTCTAGAGATTATCGTCGAGATTACAGGAATAATAGAGGAATGAGACGGCCTTATGGGTACAGAGGAAGGGGTAGAGGGTATTATCAAGGAGGAGGTGGTAGATACCATCGAGGTGGCTATAGACCTGTCTGGAATAGAAGGCATTCTAGGAGTCCTAGACGAGGTCGGTCACGTTCCAGGAGTCCAAAAAGAAGATCCGTTTCTTCTCAAAGATCCCGAAGCAGATCTCGACGGTCGTACAGATCCTCTAGGTCTCCAAGATCATCATCATCTCGTTCTTCGTCCCCATATAGCAAATCTCCTGTCTCTAAAAGACGAGggtctcaggaaaaacaaaccaaaaaagctgAAGGGGGACCCCAAGAAGAGAGTCCTTTGAAAAGCAAATCCCAGGAGGAACCAAAGGATACATTTGAACATGATCCAGCTGAGTCTATTGATGAGTTTAATAAATCTGCCACATCTGGGGATGTTTGGCCTGGCCTTTCAGCTTATGATAATAGTCCGAGATCACCTCATAGTCCTTCACCTATTGCTACACCACCCAGTCAGAGTTCCTCTTGCTCAGATGCCCCCATGCTTAGTACAGTCCACTCTGCCAAAAATACCCCTTCTCAGCATTCACATTCCATTCAGCACAGTCCTGAAAGGTCTGGATCTGGTTCCGTTGGAAATGGGTCTAGTCGATATAGTCCTTCCCAGAATAGTCCGATTCATCATATCCCTTCACGAAGAAGCCCTGCAAAGACAGTCACACCACAGAGTGCTCCAAGAGAGGAATCTAGGGGCCGGTCCTCTTTCTATCCTGAAGGAGGAGACCAGGAAACAGCAAAGACAGGAAAGTTCTTAAAAAG GTTCACAGATGAAGAGTCTAGAGTGTTCCTGCTTGATAGGGGTAATCCCAGGGAAAAAGAGGCTCCAAAGGAGAAAGGGTCAGAGAAAGGCAGGGCGGAGGGAGATTGGGAAGACCAGGAAGTTCTAGATTACTTCAGTGATAAAGAGTCCGGAAAACAGAAATTCAATGATTCCGAAGGGGATGacacagaggagacagaggactATAGACAGTTTAGGAAATCGGTCCTGGCAGATCAGGGGAAAAGTTTTGCTACTTCATCTCATCGGAATACTGAGGAGGAAGGACCCAAGTACAAGTCCAAAGTTTCACTGAAAGGCAGTAGAGAAAATGATGGgtttagagaagagaaaaattacaAACTGAAAGAGACTGGATACATAGTGGAGAGGCCTAGCACTACAAAAGATAAGCACAAGGAAGAGGACAAAGGCTCTGAAAGAATAACagtaaagaaagaaacacagtcacCTGAGCAGGTAAAGTCTGAAAAGCTCAAAGACCTCTTTGATTACAGTCCCCCTCTACACAAGAATCTAGATACACGAGAAAAGTCTGTCTTCAGAGAGGAGAGCCCACTTAGGATCAAAATGATAGCCAGTGACTCTCATCGTCCTGAAGTCAAACTCAAAATGGCGCCTGTTCCTCTTGATGATTCCAACAG GCCAGCATCCTTGACTAAAGACAGGCTACTTGCTAGTACGCTTGTCCATTCTGTCAAGAAGGAGCAAGAATTCCGATCCATCTTTGACCACATTAAGTTGCCTCAGGCCAGCAAAAGCACTTCAGAGTCATTTATACAACACATTGTATCCTTGGTTCATCATGTTAAAG AGCAATACTTCAAGTCACCTGCAGTGACCCTAAACGAGCGGTTCACCTCATACCAGAAAGCTACTGAAGAACATAGTAGCCGGCAAAAGAGCCCTGAGATCCACAG gAGGATTGACATCTCTCCAAGTGCTCTGAGGAAGCATACCCGTTTagcaggggaggagagagtttttaaagaagaaaatcagaag GGAGATAAAAAATTAAGGTGTGATTCAGCTGATCTTCGGCATGACATTGACCGTCGCCgtaaagaaagaagtaaagaacgGGGCGATTCCAAGGGCTCCAGGGAATCTAGTGGatcaagaaagcaagaaaaacctCCAAAAGATTACAAGGAATACAAATCTTACAAAGATGACAG caAACATAAAGGTAGAGAGCAAGACCATTCTCGATCGTCATCCTCTTCAGCATCCCCTTCCTCACCCAGCTCTcgagaagaaaaagagagtaagaaagaaagagaagaagagttTAAAACTCACCACGAGATGAAAGACTACTCAGGATTTGCAGGAGTTAGCAGACCTCGAGGAACCTTT TTTCGAAttagaggcagaggaagagccagaggagttTTTGCTGGGACAAATACTGGTCCAAACAACTCAAATACTACTTTTCAAAAGAGACCGAAGGAAGAGGAATGGGATCCAGAATATACCCCAAAGAGCAAGAAGTACTTCTTG CATGATGACAGAGATGATGGTGTGGATTATTGGGCCAAAAGAGGAAGAGGTCGTGGTACTTTTCAACGCGGCAGAGGGcgctttaatttcaaaaaatcaGGTAGCAGTCCAAAATGGACTCATGACAAATACCAAGGGGATGGGATTGTTGAAGATGAAGAGGAGACCATGGAAAATAATGAAGAGAAGAAGGACAGACGCAAAGAAGAAAAG gaaTAG
- the Bclaf1 gene encoding bcl-2-associated transcription factor 1 isoform X4, which produces MGRSNSRSHSSRSKSRSQSSSRSRSRSHSRKKRYRSRSRTYSRSRSRDRIYSRDYRRDYRNNRGMRRPYGYRGRGRGYYQGGGGRYHRGGYRPVWNRRHSRSPRRGRSRSRSPKRRSVSSQRSRSRSRRSYRSSRSPRSSSSRSSSPYSKSPVSKRRGSQEKQTKKAEGGPQEESPLKSKSQEEPKDTFEHDPAESIDEFNKSATSGDVWPGLSAYDNSPRSPHSPSPIATPPSQSSSCSDAPMLSTVHSAKNTPSQHSHSIQHSPERSGSGSVGNGSSRYSPSQNSPIHHIPSRRSPAKTVTPQSAPREESRGRSSFYPEGGDQETAKTGKFLKRFTDEESRVFLLDRGNPREKEAPKEKGSEKGRAEGDWEDQEVLDYFSDKESGKQKFNDSEGDDTEETEDYRQFRKSVLADQGKSFATSSHRNTEEEGPKYKSKVSLKGSRENDGFREEKNYKLKETGYIVERPSTTKDKHKEEDKGSERITVKKETQSPEQVKSEKLKDLFDYSPPLHKNLDTREKSVFREESPLRIKMIASDSHRPEVKLKMAPVPLDDSNRPASLTKDRLLASTLVHSVKKEQEFRSIFDHIKLPQASKSTSESFIQHIVSLVHHVKEQYFKSPAVTLNERFTSYQKATEEHSSRQKSPEIHRRIDISPSALRKHTRLAGEERVFKEENQKGDKKLRCDSADLRHDIDRRRKERSKERGDSKGSRESSGSRKQEKPPKDYKEYKSYKDDSKHKGREQDHSRSSSSSASPSSPSSREEKESKKEREEEFKTHHEMKDYSGFAGVSRPRGTFHDDRDDGVDYWAKRGRGRGTFQRGRGRFNFKKSGSSPKWTHDKYQGDGIVEDEEETMENNEEKKDRRKEEKE; this is translated from the exons ATGGGCCGCTCCAATTCTAGATCACATTCTTCAAGATCAAAGTCTAGATCTCAATCTAGTTCTAGATCAAGATCAAGATCACATTCTAGAAAGAAGAGATACAG GTCTCGTTCCAGGACATATTCAAGGTCTCGTAGTAGAGATCGTATTTATTCTAGAGATTATCGTCGAGATTACAGGAATAATAGAGGAATGAGACGGCCTTATGGGTACAGAGGAAGGGGTAGAGGGTATTATCAAGGAGGAGGTGGTAGATACCATCGAGGTGGCTATAGACCTGTCTGGAATAGAAGGCATTCTAGGAGTCCTAGACGAGGTCGGTCACGTTCCAGGAGTCCAAAAAGAAGATCCGTTTCTTCTCAAAGATCCCGAAGCAGATCTCGACGGTCGTACAGATCCTCTAGGTCTCCAAGATCATCATCATCTCGTTCTTCGTCCCCATATAGCAAATCTCCTGTCTCTAAAAGACGAGggtctcaggaaaaacaaaccaaaaaagctgAAGGGGGACCCCAAGAAGAGAGTCCTTTGAAAAGCAAATCCCAGGAGGAACCAAAGGATACATTTGAACATGATCCAGCTGAGTCTATTGATGAGTTTAATAAATCTGCCACATCTGGGGATGTTTGGCCTGGCCTTTCAGCTTATGATAATAGTCCGAGATCACCTCATAGTCCTTCACCTATTGCTACACCACCCAGTCAGAGTTCCTCTTGCTCAGATGCCCCCATGCTTAGTACAGTCCACTCTGCCAAAAATACCCCTTCTCAGCATTCACATTCCATTCAGCACAGTCCTGAAAGGTCTGGATCTGGTTCCGTTGGAAATGGGTCTAGTCGATATAGTCCTTCCCAGAATAGTCCGATTCATCATATCCCTTCACGAAGAAGCCCTGCAAAGACAGTCACACCACAGAGTGCTCCAAGAGAGGAATCTAGGGGCCGGTCCTCTTTCTATCCTGAAGGAGGAGACCAGGAAACAGCAAAGACAGGAAAGTTCTTAAAAAG GTTCACAGATGAAGAGTCTAGAGTGTTCCTGCTTGATAGGGGTAATCCCAGGGAAAAAGAGGCTCCAAAGGAGAAAGGGTCAGAGAAAGGCAGGGCGGAGGGAGATTGGGAAGACCAGGAAGTTCTAGATTACTTCAGTGATAAAGAGTCCGGAAAACAGAAATTCAATGATTCCGAAGGGGATGacacagaggagacagaggactATAGACAGTTTAGGAAATCGGTCCTGGCAGATCAGGGGAAAAGTTTTGCTACTTCATCTCATCGGAATACTGAGGAGGAAGGACCCAAGTACAAGTCCAAAGTTTCACTGAAAGGCAGTAGAGAAAATGATGGgtttagagaagagaaaaattacaAACTGAAAGAGACTGGATACATAGTGGAGAGGCCTAGCACTACAAAAGATAAGCACAAGGAAGAGGACAAAGGCTCTGAAAGAATAACagtaaagaaagaaacacagtcacCTGAGCAGGTAAAGTCTGAAAAGCTCAAAGACCTCTTTGATTACAGTCCCCCTCTACACAAGAATCTAGATACACGAGAAAAGTCTGTCTTCAGAGAGGAGAGCCCACTTAGGATCAAAATGATAGCCAGTGACTCTCATCGTCCTGAAGTCAAACTCAAAATGGCGCCTGTTCCTCTTGATGATTCCAACAG GCCAGCATCCTTGACTAAAGACAGGCTACTTGCTAGTACGCTTGTCCATTCTGTCAAGAAGGAGCAAGAATTCCGATCCATCTTTGACCACATTAAGTTGCCTCAGGCCAGCAAAAGCACTTCAGAGTCATTTATACAACACATTGTATCCTTGGTTCATCATGTTAAAG AGCAATACTTCAAGTCACCTGCAGTGACCCTAAACGAGCGGTTCACCTCATACCAGAAAGCTACTGAAGAACATAGTAGCCGGCAAAAGAGCCCTGAGATCCACAG gAGGATTGACATCTCTCCAAGTGCTCTGAGGAAGCATACCCGTTTagcaggggaggagagagtttttaaagaagaaaatcagaag GGAGATAAAAAATTAAGGTGTGATTCAGCTGATCTTCGGCATGACATTGACCGTCGCCgtaaagaaagaagtaaagaacgGGGCGATTCCAAGGGCTCCAGGGAATCTAGTGGatcaagaaagcaagaaaaacctCCAAAAGATTACAAGGAATACAAATCTTACAAAGATGACAG caAACATAAAGGTAGAGAGCAAGACCATTCTCGATCGTCATCCTCTTCAGCATCCCCTTCCTCACCCAGCTCTcgagaagaaaaagagagtaagaaagaaagagaagaagagttTAAAACTCACCACGAGATGAAAGACTACTCAGGATTTGCAGGAGTTAGCAGACCTCGAGGAACCTTT CATGATGACAGAGATGATGGTGTGGATTATTGGGCCAAAAGAGGAAGAGGTCGTGGTACTTTTCAACGCGGCAGAGGGcgctttaatttcaaaaaatcaGGTAGCAGTCCAAAATGGACTCATGACAAATACCAAGGGGATGGGATTGTTGAAGATGAAGAGGAGACCATGGAAAATAATGAAGAGAAGAAGGACAGACGCAAAGAAGAAAAG gaaTAG
- the Bclaf1 gene encoding bcl-2-associated transcription factor 1 isoform X3, translated as MGRSNSRSHSSRSKSRSQSSSRSRSRSHSRKKRYSSRSRSRTYSRSRSRDRIYSRDYRRDYRNNRGMRRPYGYRGRGRGYYQGGGGRYHRGGYRPVWNRRHSRSPRRGRSRSRSPKRRSVSSQRSRSRSRRSYRSSRSPRSSSSRSSSPYSKSPVSKRRGSQEKQTKKAEGGPQEESPLKSKSQEEPKDTFEHDPAESIDEFNKSATSGDVWPGLSAYDNSPRSPHSPSPIATPPSQSSSCSDAPMLSTVHSAKNTPSQHSHSIQHSPERSGSGSVGNGSSRYSPSQNSPIHHIPSRRSPAKTVTPQSAPREESRGRSSFYPEGGDQETAKTGKFLKRFTDEESRVFLLDRGNPREKEAPKEKGSEKGRAEGDWEDQEVLDYFSDKESGKQKFNDSEGDDTEETEDYRQFRKSVLADQGKSFATSSHRNTEEEGPKYKSKVSLKGSRENDGFREEKNYKLKETGYIVERPSTTKDKHKEEDKGSERITVKKETQSPEQVKSEKLKDLFDYSPPLHKNLDTREKSVFREESPLRIKMIASDSHRPEVKLKMAPVPLDDSNRPASLTKDRLLASTLVHSVKKEQEFRSIFDHIKLPQASKSTSESFIQHIVSLVHHVKEQYFKSPAVTLNERFTSYQKATEEHSSRQKSPEIHRRIDISPSALRKHTRLAGEERVFKEENQKGDKKLRCDSADLRHDIDRRRKERSKERGDSKGSRESSGSRKQEKPPKDYKEYKSYKDDSKHKGREQDHSRSSSSSASPSSPSSREEKESKKEREEEFKTHHEMKDYSGFAGVSRPRGTFHDDRDDGVDYWAKRGRGRGTFQRGRGRFNFKKSGSSPKWTHDKYQGDGIVEDEEETMENNEEKKDRRKEEKE; from the exons ATGGGCCGCTCCAATTCTAGATCACATTCTTCAAGATCAAAGTCTAGATCTCAATCTAGTTCTAGATCAAGATCAAGATCACATTCTAGAAAGAAGAGATACAG ttctAGGTCTCGTTCCAGGACATATTCAAGGTCTCGTAGTAGAGATCGTATTTATTCTAGAGATTATCGTCGAGATTACAGGAATAATAGAGGAATGAGACGGCCTTATGGGTACAGAGGAAGGGGTAGAGGGTATTATCAAGGAGGAGGTGGTAGATACCATCGAGGTGGCTATAGACCTGTCTGGAATAGAAGGCATTCTAGGAGTCCTAGACGAGGTCGGTCACGTTCCAGGAGTCCAAAAAGAAGATCCGTTTCTTCTCAAAGATCCCGAAGCAGATCTCGACGGTCGTACAGATCCTCTAGGTCTCCAAGATCATCATCATCTCGTTCTTCGTCCCCATATAGCAAATCTCCTGTCTCTAAAAGACGAGggtctcaggaaaaacaaaccaaaaaagctgAAGGGGGACCCCAAGAAGAGAGTCCTTTGAAAAGCAAATCCCAGGAGGAACCAAAGGATACATTTGAACATGATCCAGCTGAGTCTATTGATGAGTTTAATAAATCTGCCACATCTGGGGATGTTTGGCCTGGCCTTTCAGCTTATGATAATAGTCCGAGATCACCTCATAGTCCTTCACCTATTGCTACACCACCCAGTCAGAGTTCCTCTTGCTCAGATGCCCCCATGCTTAGTACAGTCCACTCTGCCAAAAATACCCCTTCTCAGCATTCACATTCCATTCAGCACAGTCCTGAAAGGTCTGGATCTGGTTCCGTTGGAAATGGGTCTAGTCGATATAGTCCTTCCCAGAATAGTCCGATTCATCATATCCCTTCACGAAGAAGCCCTGCAAAGACAGTCACACCACAGAGTGCTCCAAGAGAGGAATCTAGGGGCCGGTCCTCTTTCTATCCTGAAGGAGGAGACCAGGAAACAGCAAAGACAGGAAAGTTCTTAAAAAG GTTCACAGATGAAGAGTCTAGAGTGTTCCTGCTTGATAGGGGTAATCCCAGGGAAAAAGAGGCTCCAAAGGAGAAAGGGTCAGAGAAAGGCAGGGCGGAGGGAGATTGGGAAGACCAGGAAGTTCTAGATTACTTCAGTGATAAAGAGTCCGGAAAACAGAAATTCAATGATTCCGAAGGGGATGacacagaggagacagaggactATAGACAGTTTAGGAAATCGGTCCTGGCAGATCAGGGGAAAAGTTTTGCTACTTCATCTCATCGGAATACTGAGGAGGAAGGACCCAAGTACAAGTCCAAAGTTTCACTGAAAGGCAGTAGAGAAAATGATGGgtttagagaagagaaaaattacaAACTGAAAGAGACTGGATACATAGTGGAGAGGCCTAGCACTACAAAAGATAAGCACAAGGAAGAGGACAAAGGCTCTGAAAGAATAACagtaaagaaagaaacacagtcacCTGAGCAGGTAAAGTCTGAAAAGCTCAAAGACCTCTTTGATTACAGTCCCCCTCTACACAAGAATCTAGATACACGAGAAAAGTCTGTCTTCAGAGAGGAGAGCCCACTTAGGATCAAAATGATAGCCAGTGACTCTCATCGTCCTGAAGTCAAACTCAAAATGGCGCCTGTTCCTCTTGATGATTCCAACAG GCCAGCATCCTTGACTAAAGACAGGCTACTTGCTAGTACGCTTGTCCATTCTGTCAAGAAGGAGCAAGAATTCCGATCCATCTTTGACCACATTAAGTTGCCTCAGGCCAGCAAAAGCACTTCAGAGTCATTTATACAACACATTGTATCCTTGGTTCATCATGTTAAAG AGCAATACTTCAAGTCACCTGCAGTGACCCTAAACGAGCGGTTCACCTCATACCAGAAAGCTACTGAAGAACATAGTAGCCGGCAAAAGAGCCCTGAGATCCACAG gAGGATTGACATCTCTCCAAGTGCTCTGAGGAAGCATACCCGTTTagcaggggaggagagagtttttaaagaagaaaatcagaag GGAGATAAAAAATTAAGGTGTGATTCAGCTGATCTTCGGCATGACATTGACCGTCGCCgtaaagaaagaagtaaagaacgGGGCGATTCCAAGGGCTCCAGGGAATCTAGTGGatcaagaaagcaagaaaaacctCCAAAAGATTACAAGGAATACAAATCTTACAAAGATGACAG caAACATAAAGGTAGAGAGCAAGACCATTCTCGATCGTCATCCTCTTCAGCATCCCCTTCCTCACCCAGCTCTcgagaagaaaaagagagtaagaaagaaagagaagaagagttTAAAACTCACCACGAGATGAAAGACTACTCAGGATTTGCAGGAGTTAGCAGACCTCGAGGAACCTTT CATGATGACAGAGATGATGGTGTGGATTATTGGGCCAAAAGAGGAAGAGGTCGTGGTACTTTTCAACGCGGCAGAGGGcgctttaatttcaaaaaatcaGGTAGCAGTCCAAAATGGACTCATGACAAATACCAAGGGGATGGGATTGTTGAAGATGAAGAGGAGACCATGGAAAATAATGAAGAGAAGAAGGACAGACGCAAAGAAGAAAAG gaaTAG
- the Bclaf1 gene encoding bcl-2-associated transcription factor 1 isoform X1, whose product MGRSNSRSHSSRSKSRSQSSSRSRSRSHSRKKRYSSRSRSRTYSRSRSRDRIYSRDYRRDYRNNRGMRRPYGYRGRGRGYYQGGGGRYHRGGYRPVWNRRHSRSPRRGRSRSRSPKRRSVSSQRSRSRSRRSYRSSRSPRSSSSRSSSPYSKSPVSKRRGSQEKQTKKAEGGPQEESPLKSKSQEEPKDTFEHDPAESIDEFNKSATSGDVWPGLSAYDNSPRSPHSPSPIATPPSQSSSCSDAPMLSTVHSAKNTPSQHSHSIQHSPERSGSGSVGNGSSRYSPSQNSPIHHIPSRRSPAKTVTPQSAPREESRGRSSFYPEGGDQETAKTGKFLKRFTDEESRVFLLDRGNPREKEAPKEKGSEKGRAEGDWEDQEVLDYFSDKESGKQKFNDSEGDDTEETEDYRQFRKSVLADQGKSFATSSHRNTEEEGPKYKSKVSLKGSRENDGFREEKNYKLKETGYIVERPSTTKDKHKEEDKGSERITVKKETQSPEQVKSEKLKDLFDYSPPLHKNLDTREKSVFREESPLRIKMIASDSHRPEVKLKMAPVPLDDSNRPASLTKDRLLASTLVHSVKKEQEFRSIFDHIKLPQASKSTSESFIQHIVSLVHHVKEQYFKSPAVTLNERFTSYQKATEEHSSRQKSPEIHRRIDISPSALRKHTRLAGEERVFKEENQKGDKKLRCDSADLRHDIDRRRKERSKERGDSKGSRESSGSRKQEKPPKDYKEYKSYKDDSKHKGREQDHSRSSSSSASPSSPSSREEKESKKEREEEFKTHHEMKDYSGFAGVSRPRGTFFRIRGRGRARGVFAGTNTGPNNSNTTFQKRPKEEEWDPEYTPKSKKYFLHDDRDDGVDYWAKRGRGRGTFQRGRGRFNFKKSGSSPKWTHDKYQGDGIVEDEEETMENNEEKKDRRKEEKE is encoded by the exons ATGGGCCGCTCCAATTCTAGATCACATTCTTCAAGATCAAAGTCTAGATCTCAATCTAGTTCTAGATCAAGATCAAGATCACATTCTAGAAAGAAGAGATACAG ttctAGGTCTCGTTCCAGGACATATTCAAGGTCTCGTAGTAGAGATCGTATTTATTCTAGAGATTATCGTCGAGATTACAGGAATAATAGAGGAATGAGACGGCCTTATGGGTACAGAGGAAGGGGTAGAGGGTATTATCAAGGAGGAGGTGGTAGATACCATCGAGGTGGCTATAGACCTGTCTGGAATAGAAGGCATTCTAGGAGTCCTAGACGAGGTCGGTCACGTTCCAGGAGTCCAAAAAGAAGATCCGTTTCTTCTCAAAGATCCCGAAGCAGATCTCGACGGTCGTACAGATCCTCTAGGTCTCCAAGATCATCATCATCTCGTTCTTCGTCCCCATATAGCAAATCTCCTGTCTCTAAAAGACGAGggtctcaggaaaaacaaaccaaaaaagctgAAGGGGGACCCCAAGAAGAGAGTCCTTTGAAAAGCAAATCCCAGGAGGAACCAAAGGATACATTTGAACATGATCCAGCTGAGTCTATTGATGAGTTTAATAAATCTGCCACATCTGGGGATGTTTGGCCTGGCCTTTCAGCTTATGATAATAGTCCGAGATCACCTCATAGTCCTTCACCTATTGCTACACCACCCAGTCAGAGTTCCTCTTGCTCAGATGCCCCCATGCTTAGTACAGTCCACTCTGCCAAAAATACCCCTTCTCAGCATTCACATTCCATTCAGCACAGTCCTGAAAGGTCTGGATCTGGTTCCGTTGGAAATGGGTCTAGTCGATATAGTCCTTCCCAGAATAGTCCGATTCATCATATCCCTTCACGAAGAAGCCCTGCAAAGACAGTCACACCACAGAGTGCTCCAAGAGAGGAATCTAGGGGCCGGTCCTCTTTCTATCCTGAAGGAGGAGACCAGGAAACAGCAAAGACAGGAAAGTTCTTAAAAAG GTTCACAGATGAAGAGTCTAGAGTGTTCCTGCTTGATAGGGGTAATCCCAGGGAAAAAGAGGCTCCAAAGGAGAAAGGGTCAGAGAAAGGCAGGGCGGAGGGAGATTGGGAAGACCAGGAAGTTCTAGATTACTTCAGTGATAAAGAGTCCGGAAAACAGAAATTCAATGATTCCGAAGGGGATGacacagaggagacagaggactATAGACAGTTTAGGAAATCGGTCCTGGCAGATCAGGGGAAAAGTTTTGCTACTTCATCTCATCGGAATACTGAGGAGGAAGGACCCAAGTACAAGTCCAAAGTTTCACTGAAAGGCAGTAGAGAAAATGATGGgtttagagaagagaaaaattacaAACTGAAAGAGACTGGATACATAGTGGAGAGGCCTAGCACTACAAAAGATAAGCACAAGGAAGAGGACAAAGGCTCTGAAAGAATAACagtaaagaaagaaacacagtcacCTGAGCAGGTAAAGTCTGAAAAGCTCAAAGACCTCTTTGATTACAGTCCCCCTCTACACAAGAATCTAGATACACGAGAAAAGTCTGTCTTCAGAGAGGAGAGCCCACTTAGGATCAAAATGATAGCCAGTGACTCTCATCGTCCTGAAGTCAAACTCAAAATGGCGCCTGTTCCTCTTGATGATTCCAACAG GCCAGCATCCTTGACTAAAGACAGGCTACTTGCTAGTACGCTTGTCCATTCTGTCAAGAAGGAGCAAGAATTCCGATCCATCTTTGACCACATTAAGTTGCCTCAGGCCAGCAAAAGCACTTCAGAGTCATTTATACAACACATTGTATCCTTGGTTCATCATGTTAAAG AGCAATACTTCAAGTCACCTGCAGTGACCCTAAACGAGCGGTTCACCTCATACCAGAAAGCTACTGAAGAACATAGTAGCCGGCAAAAGAGCCCTGAGATCCACAG gAGGATTGACATCTCTCCAAGTGCTCTGAGGAAGCATACCCGTTTagcaggggaggagagagtttttaaagaagaaaatcagaag GGAGATAAAAAATTAAGGTGTGATTCAGCTGATCTTCGGCATGACATTGACCGTCGCCgtaaagaaagaagtaaagaacgGGGCGATTCCAAGGGCTCCAGGGAATCTAGTGGatcaagaaagcaagaaaaacctCCAAAAGATTACAAGGAATACAAATCTTACAAAGATGACAG caAACATAAAGGTAGAGAGCAAGACCATTCTCGATCGTCATCCTCTTCAGCATCCCCTTCCTCACCCAGCTCTcgagaagaaaaagagagtaagaaagaaagagaagaagagttTAAAACTCACCACGAGATGAAAGACTACTCAGGATTTGCAGGAGTTAGCAGACCTCGAGGAACCTTT TTTCGAAttagaggcagaggaagagccagaggagttTTTGCTGGGACAAATACTGGTCCAAACAACTCAAATACTACTTTTCAAAAGAGACCGAAGGAAGAGGAATGGGATCCAGAATATACCCCAAAGAGCAAGAAGTACTTCTTG CATGATGACAGAGATGATGGTGTGGATTATTGGGCCAAAAGAGGAAGAGGTCGTGGTACTTTTCAACGCGGCAGAGGGcgctttaatttcaaaaaatcaGGTAGCAGTCCAAAATGGACTCATGACAAATACCAAGGGGATGGGATTGTTGAAGATGAAGAGGAGACCATGGAAAATAATGAAGAGAAGAAGGACAGACGCAAAGAAGAAAAG gaaTAG